Proteins found in one Pocillopora verrucosa isolate sample1 chromosome 12, ASM3666991v2, whole genome shotgun sequence genomic segment:
- the LOC131772433 gene encoding uncharacterized protein — MWLLFNDLGMSEREKELRHTEKSNERGDKHEIYRCRDHNQEDLLDDEFDEDFWIKVHQKQNEGFSWNRAMDEVHVERLIQKYKGGGELNGEDPALLFLKKWPASTKYIDSPEKLPGLEQKINRLLEILLESELNSEDRYGAFQDEDDKTRKTLLHYAAELGFLHVTKTLVKKCPLLLAVKTTDQRKPVVKRAMLPVELAILAENDEVAAFLVRAMWCQRAQCLFSWRLDKKKNHKPSFFTFKAIVENPKMKKTVVAVLDQMVNPHWPYLPLRQENYETEEEREAIEGVWKTITDDPLNYHFYYHILDGDEGGRPPKILASDGHQQTENKYFNWKDKSCLHAIAKSNNKEALQHPVVRMLIKTKWKSYGHLCLSLQAALYCIFLLCMSYSLLHASTKLDPTHYSGALDSLRKFCEVATLLMVVFYICEEINQIRIEGRSYFSEWMTLFDWLGLLLILCIVPLRYMDHKAQWMVTSLAFLFNFLRIFKFSCVSRTAGLYTQTLAKIILYDVTRSMAVFIVIFFSFCGALTLSLCYSGTSENQELRGFGDVLISGFRALSEQYPMAQNYSPFNWLSVLLMMAYMGTVTVILLNILAAQMSTTYTQAKKVARLEYDVDRILQLTRMERFPFLNLRVKFYKEGDWISEMKLAKELLEFSEDRSPWESVEEKLNDIRDLMRKMVKQMRPGRE; from the exons ATGTGGCTGCTTTTTAACGATTTAGGAATGAGTGAAAGGGAGAAAGAGTTGAGGCACACTGAAAAAAGCAACGAACGAGGAGATAAGCATGAAATTTATCGCTGTCGTGATCACAATCAAGAAGACTTGTTGGACGATGAATTTGATGAGGATTTCTGGATCAAG GTTCATCAGAAGCAAAACGAAGGGTTTTCATGGAACAGAGCAATGGATGAAGTTCACGTTGAAAGACTGATTCAGAAATACAAGGGCGGTGGGGAACTTAACGGTGAGGATCCAGCGCttttgtttctaaaaaaatGGCCTGCATCCACGAAGTACATAGATAGCCCTGAGAAACTTCCTGGACTTGAACAAAAG ATTAATCGTTTGTTGGAGATTCTGTTAGAAAGTGAACTAAACTCAGAAGACAGATACGGGGCTTTCCAGGATGAAGATGACAAAACAAGAAAGACACTGCTGCACTATGCTGCAGAACTTGGCTTTTTACATGTCACCAAAACACTTGTGAAGAAATGTCCTTTGCTGCTAGCGGTGAAGACAACAGATCAGCGAAAACCTGTGGTAAAAAGAGCCATGCTGCCAGTGGAATTGGCAATATTAGCAGAGAATGATGAAGTGGCAGCATTTTTGGTTAGAGCTATGTGGTGTCAAAG AGCCCAGTGCCTTTTTTCCTGGAGactggataaaaagaaaaatcataaaccatcctttttcacttttaaggCAATTGTGGAGAATCCTAAAATGAAG AAAACAGTAGTAGCAGTGTTAGATCAGATGGTGAATCCTCATTGGCCATATCTTCCCCTGCGACAAGAAAACTATGAAACTGAAGAAGAGAGGGAGGCAATTGAGGGAGTCTGGAAAACAATTACAGATGATCCATTAaactatcatttttattatcatatatTGGATGGAGACGAGGGAGGACGACCCCCAAAGATTTTGGCTTCAGATGGACACCAGCAgacagaaaacaaatattttaactgGAAAGACAAGTCTTGTTTACATGCCATTGCAAAGAGCAACAACAAA gaagcTTTGCAACATCCTGTGGTTAgaatgttgattaaaacaaaatggaaaagttatggaCACTTGTGTCTCAG cCTTCAAGCAGCGTTGTATTGCATCTTCTTGCTGTGTATGTCATATTCCCTGCTGCATGCCTCTACCAAACTGGACCCCACCCATTACAGCGGTGCACTGGACTCACTACGTAAATTTTGCGAGGTTGCCACTCTACTTATGGTTGTGTTTTACATCTGTGAGGAAATCAATCAAATAAGAAT AGAGGGGCGTTCTTATTTCTCAGAGTGGATGACCTTGTTTGACTGGTTAGGACTGCTGTTGATTTTGTGTATAGTACCGTTACGATACATGGATCATAAAGCACAGTGGATGGTGACATCTTTAGCCTTCTTGTTCAACTTCCtgagaatatttaaattttcatgtgtATCAAG GACTGCGGGATTATACACGCAAACCTTGGCAAAGATCATTTTATACGACGTCACAAGATCCATGGCAGTTTTTATTGTgatctttttctccttctgtgGTGCCTTGACTTTATCACTTTGTTACTCCGGAACTAGTGAGAACCAAGAACTTCG TGGTTTTGGAGACGTCTTGATTAGCGGGTTTCGAGCGCTGTCTGAGCAGTATCCAATGGCGCAAAATTACTCACCTTTCAA CTGGCTGTCAGTTCTTTTAATGATGGCATATATGGGAACGGTGACTGTGATTCTGCTCAACATTCTTGCTGCTCAGATGAGTACGACCTACACACAGGCTAAGAAAGTCGCTCGTCTGGAATATGATGTGGATCGTATTTTACAGCTCA CGCGCATGGAGAGATTTCCTTTCCTT AATTTACGCGTGAAGTTTTACAAAGAAGGAGACTGGATTAGTGAGATGAAACTTGCAAAAG AGCTTCTGGAATTCAGTGAAGATCGCAGTCCTTGGGAGTCGGTTGAAGAGAAACTTAATGATATCAG GGATCTGATGAGAAAGATGGTTAAACAGATGAGGCCTGGACGCGAATAA